One window of Quercus robur chromosome 5, dhQueRobu3.1, whole genome shotgun sequence genomic DNA carries:
- the LOC126726986 gene encoding EH domain-containing protein 1-like, with the protein MEIGSGPIGSTSKDHQAIYQEWFNFADSDGDGRITGNDATKFFAMSKLSRPELKQVWALADSKRQGFLGFTEFITAMQLVSLAQAGHELTLDIIKTAANVENINPPLMEGLDSLVAKTKALTINGHPEVNGSIQPQPPPPTQWFGSKSAKNIPSNAVTSIIDGLKRLYIEKLKPLEVAYRFNDFVSPLMTNSDFDAKPMIMLLGQYSTGKTTFIKHLLKCDYPGAHIGPEPTTDRFVVVMSGPDERSIPGNTIAVHAEMPFSGLTTFGGAFLSKFECSQMPHPLLDQITFVDTPGVLSGEKQRTQRSYDFTGVISWFAAKCDLILLLFDPHKLDISDEFKRVIASLRGHDDKIRVVLNKADQVDTQQLMRVYGALMWSLGKVLNTPEVVRVYIGSFNDKPVNEAAMGPIGGDLFEKEQDDLLADLTDIPKKACDRRINEFVKRARAAKIHAYIISHLKKEMPAMIGKSKTQQRLIDNLEEEFGKVQREFHLPAGDFPNVEHFREVLNGYNIDKFEKLKPKMIQAVDDMLGYEIPELLKNFRNPYD; encoded by the exons aTGGAGATCGGGTCGGGTCCGATCGGTTCGACTTCGAAAGATCACCAGGCGATCTACCAGGAATGGTTCAACTTTGCCGATTCAG ATGGAGATGGTCGTATTACTGGAAATGATGCCACAAAGTTCTTCGCCATGTCGAAGCTTTCTCGTCCTGAACTCAAACAG GTTTGGGCACTTGCAGATTCAAAACGACAAGGGTTTTTAGGCTTTACTGAGTTCATCACCGCAATGCAG CTGGTTTCCTTGGCGCAAGCAGGACATGAATTAACCCTGGATATCATTAAAACTGCAG CCAATGTTGAGAATATTAATCCTCCATTGATGGAAGGTTTGGACAGTTTAGTAGCT AAAACCAAGGCTTTGACGATAAATGGCCACCCTGAAGTAAATG GAAGCATTCAGcctcaaccaccaccaccaactcAATGGTTTGGTTCAAAATCAGCAAAGAAC ATTCCTTCCAATGCAGTTACATCAATTATTGATGGCTTGAAGAGATTGTACATTGAAAAGCTAAAGCCACTGGAAGTTGCATATCGTTTTAATGATTTCGTCTCTCCCCTAATG ACGAACAGTGATTTTGATGCTAAACCCATGATCATGCTTTTGGGTCAATATTCAACTGGGAAGACAACTTTTATAAAACATTTGCTAAAATGCGACTACCCAG GTGCTCATATTGGACCAGAGCCTACAACAGAcagatttgttgttgttatg TCTGGACCTGATGAGAGGAGTATTCCTGGGAACACCATAGCTGTCCATGCTGAGATGCCATTTAGTGGGTTGACAACTTTTGGAGGAGCATTCTTGTCAAAATTTGAGTGTTCCCAAATGCCGCATCCT TTGTTAGATCAAATTACATTTGTGGATACTCCTGGGGTTCTATCTGGGGAAAAGCAACGAACACAAAGAAGTTATGATTTCACTGGTGTTATATCATGGTTTGCAGCTAAATGTGATCTCATTCTTCTTCTGTTTGATCCCCATAAACTTGACATCAGTGATGAATTTAAGCGTGTTATTGCATCTTTGCGCGGTCATGATGACAAGATACGTGTTGTTCTAAATAAAGCAGACCAAGTTGATACCCAACAA CTGATGAGAGTTTATGGAGCATTGATGTGGTCTCTGGGGAAAGTTTTGAATACTCCAGAGGTTGTCCGTGTTTATATTGG GTCATTCAATGATAAACCTGTTAATGAGGCAGCTATGGGCCCAATAGGGGGGGATCTTTTTGAGAAAGAACAGGATGATCTCCTTGCAGACTTGACTGATATTCCAAAGAAAGCTTGTGATCGTCGA atcaatgaatttgtaaaacgTGCTAGAGCTGCTAAGATCCATGCTTATATAATTAGCCATCTTAAGAAAGAGATGCCTGCGATGATAGGCAAATCTAAGACTCAGCAACGACTAATTGACAACCTGGAAGAGGAATTTGGAAAG GTCCAGAGGGAGTTCCATCTTCCTGCAGGTGACTTCCCAAATGTTGAGCATTTCAGAGAGGTCTTGAATGGTTACAACATCGACAAGTTTGAGAAATTGAAGCCTAAAATGATTCAAGCTGTAGATGATATGCTTGGTTATGAAATCCCAGAGCTCTTGAAGAATTTCAGAAATCCTTATGACTAA